The genomic DNA CTTGACCTCACCTGTACGTATCTCTAAAAAGGTGGCACCTTTGACTCTCCCTTCTTCTGTGATAAGATTGAGAAGATAGTGCTCATCCAAAAAGTTAATCTCTTCTTTCAAACAGGTGTCATACAATGTATGGAGTATTTTCAGCCCGGTATAGTCTTGGGCATAACAGGCACGTTTTGCCGATGCCCCACCCATTTGACGTTGGGCTATGGTTTGGGTACCGGTCTCTCCGTTGTCCAGCCTTGAAAAAGGCACACCCAAACGCTCTAACCATGCGATGGTCCCAGGAGCCTCTTCGCACATTTGTTTTACCATGGCTTCATCACAAAGTCCCTTTGCTGATTTGATGGTATCTGCAATATGAGAACGTATATGGTCTTCACCGACATTGCCAAGGGCAGCGTTCATGCCTCCCTGTGCCATAGAGGTTTGTGAATTGGTTGGATAGGCTTTACCTGCTACGGTGACAGAAGCCCCGGCATTTTTTGCTGAAAGTGCCGCTGTAAGACCCGCACCACCCGAACCGATGATCAGTACATCTATCATATGCGCTCCATAAATCTTTGAATATTCTCTACAATACCTTCAAGAAGCTTTTTTCTCGCTTCGATACTTGCCCAAGCCATATGCGGCGTGATCAGGAGCCTTTCTTTATGTTTGACTTCATTGAGGCTATTGTCGAGTGTAAGGGGTTCTTTTTCAAGCACGTCCAGACCGGCATAGAGTATGCGTCTGTCCAGTTCAAAGGCCAGATCTCTTTCATTGACGATGCCTCCCCGTCCGAGATTTAAAAGAATAGCACCTTCTTTGATCAAAGAGAGGTTGTTCTCATTGATGAGGTTATAGGTAGCATCATTGAGCGGCGCATGAATAGAGATAATGTCACACGCTTTGAGCAGTTCTTCTAAACTCTGATTCTGGTAAGCATGTTGAAGGTTTTTCCCGCTGGTAGAGTGGTAGCTTACTTCGGCTCCGAATGCTGTTGCGACCTTGGCAACCTCTTGGCCTATGGTTCCAAAACCGATGATCCCCCATTTTTTTCCTGATATTTCATAAAAAGGCTGACTGACATCCGTAAAAAGCCCTGATGCACTCCATGAACCATCTTTTACCACACTGTCATAATATGCCATTTTTTCAAGGAGATAGAGTGCCATCGCAAAGGTATGTTGTACCACACTCTTGGTTGAATACCCTGCAACATTTTTGACCTCTATACCTTTGGCTTTGGCAGCATCCAGGTCTACATTATTCATCCCTGTAGCAGCGATGCAAATGAGTTTCAGAGTAGGTGTTGCTTGCATCATATCCGCAGAGATGATCACTTTATTGGTGATGATGATGTCTGCATTCTGGATGCGTTCAAGTGTCTCTTCTTTAGAAGTGGTTTGGTAGACGGTCAGTGTTCCAAAAGATTCCAGGGCAGTGATGTCCAGGTCACTACCTAATGTTTTAGCGTCTAGTAATACGATATTCATCTATTGCCTTAGTGTTGAAGTATGGGTGTAGTATTATCATCTGCACAGGAAGGAGTTTCTGTGATAGTCAGTGCACAGCCTGCATCTCCTCCTGCAGCTAAAAAATCTGAAGAGAGCCCTAAAGTACTGTTTTGTACCGGCATGGGATTAACTTCTTCTTTATTTTTTGCATCAAAATGTGCAATGATCTTTTGATCACCCTTTAAAATGGTCATGTTTGAGGACTCTTTGATAATGAGTACGGGTATAGTGCTGATATCCACAAATTTTAAAAATCCTCTGGCATTGATCTCTTTTGCAGAGATAGGTGTATAGGCTATATGATGCTCCGAAAAATACGTTTTTATCTTTTTGCAGTGGCTGCATGTCGCTGACTGTATGAGATAGAGACCAGGGGCAGTCACAAAAGATCGATTTTGGGGAATGGTCAGGGTATTCAATCCGATAAAAATGAAAAGCACGGTAGCCAGAACTACAGCAAAATGCTTTACTTGACTGAAGAGTGCAATGACAAGCAGAGAGGAGAAGACACTCAGACAGAAGAGACAGGGTTCAGGGTTGGCAATGAACTGGTAGCTAATGATAGTTGTTTCAAAGGCTATACCAGAGTAAAGCAGAACGAAAAAGAGTGTTTCAAAAAAACTGCTTTTGAGTGAACGGTAGCCTGTGATGATCAAAGAGAGTACGCCGGCCAAACCAAAATAATTGAGATAAATATGGTCAAATCTAAGGAGTTCTCCCGCGAGTGCACAACCTACTTCTCCGCAAAGCGAGGTATGTTGTAACCTGAGATATGTCTCAATACCGATATAGACAAAGAGCAGAAAGGGTAAAAAAACCCTGGCAAAAAAATACATCAGTGCTCCTCTTAGTGATCTGAAATATTCTCTACGATCTGCGTGGCTCTTCTTTTGGCCTCTTCTACTTCATCCAGTACAAGACTGACTGCCATACGACGGCCTACGTGGGATTCCGGCTTTCCAAAGACCCTTACAAAACTGTCTTTTGTAAAGGCAGTGTCCGGGACTTCAAGTGTAGGGTTATGGCTTTCATTTTTGGCTTTGTATGCCCCACAGGCACCTGAACCATAGAAGGTAAAGTCAAGAGGCAGTCCAAGTACTGCTCTTACATGCAGGGCAAACTCACTTTGGCTTTGTGTCACGAGTGTGACCATCCCTGTATCATGGGGACGAGGGCTTAGTTCAGAGAAGTAGACTTCATCATCTTTCACGAAGAATTCCACACCGAAGATACCACGGCCACCTAGACCGTCAGTGACAGATTTTGCGATCTCTTGTGCTTTTGTAAGCGATGCCGGGGTCATTTGCATCGGCTGCCATGAGAGGATGAAATCCCCATCTTTTTGCACATGCCCGATAGGCTCACAGAATGTCGTTCCTGTTTCGTTACGTACGGTTAAAAGGGTGATCTCGTAGTCAAAAGGTATGAACTCTTCTACGATCAGTTCAGAGGCATCTCCACGTGCCTCTTTTGCCATCTCCCATGATCTTTCTATGTCATTCGCTGTTCTTGCGATACTTTGACCATGGCCTGATGAACTCATCACAGGCTTGATGACACAAGGGAAACCTATACGCTCACCTGCTTCTTTAAGCCCTTCAAGCGTGGTCACAAACTCATATTTGCTTGTTTTTAATCCCAGTTCTTCTGCTGCAAAAACACGGATGTTCTTACGGTTCATTGTTTTATTGACCGCTTCGGCATTTGGGATTACATGAAAACCTCTGGTTTCTGCTTCAAAAAGGGCTGCAATGCTGATCGCTTCTACTTCAGGTAAGATAAAAGAGGGCTGCTCTTTTTCTATGAGTGCCAGTACGGCTTCCTTGTCCTGCATGTCTATGGCATA from Sulfurovum xiamenensis includes the following:
- a CDS encoding D-2-hydroxyacid dehydrogenase; protein product: MNIVLLDAKTLGSDLDITALESFGTLTVYQTTSKEETLERIQNADIIITNKVIISADMMQATPTLKLICIAATGMNNVDLDAAKAKGIEVKNVAGYSTKSVVQHTFAMALYLLEKMAYYDSVVKDGSWSASGLFTDVSQPFYEISGKKWGIIGFGTIGQEVAKVATAFGAEVSYHSTSGKNLQHAYQNQSLEELLKACDIISIHAPLNDATYNLINENNLSLIKEGAILLNLGRGGIVNERDLAFELDRRILYAGLDVLEKEPLTLDNSLNEVKHKERLLITPHMAWASIEARKKLLEGIVENIQRFMERI
- the purT gene encoding formate-dependent phosphoribosylglycinamide formyltransferase — encoded protein: MTFTTTLQKDAIKIMLLGSGELGKEVAIEAQRLGIEVIAVDKYENAPAHLVANRSYAIDMQDKEAVLALIEKEQPSFILPEVEAISIAALFEAETRGFHVIPNAEAVNKTMNRKNIRVFAAEELGLKTSKYEFVTTLEGLKEAGERIGFPCVIKPVMSSSGHGQSIARTANDIERSWEMAKEARGDASELIVEEFIPFDYEITLLTVRNETGTTFCEPIGHVQKDGDFILSWQPMQMTPASLTKAQEIAKSVTDGLGGRGIFGVEFFVKDDEVYFSELSPRPHDTGMVTLVTQSQSEFALHVRAVLGLPLDFTFYGSGACGAYKAKNESHNPTLEVPDTAFTKDSFVRVFGKPESHVGRRMAVSLVLDEVEEAKRRATQIVENISDH